Proteins found in one Nocardia brasiliensis ATCC 700358 genomic segment:
- a CDS encoding response regulator transcription factor, which translates to MEQNGPGGGQVLRRILVVDDEVTIAESVAARLRAEGFTVDLAHDGPGAVAAAAALAPDLVVLDVMLPGFDGLEVCRRIQAERPVPVLMLTARTDETDQLIGLGVGADDYLTKPFSLRVLTARVHALLRRVERAADRDGTVIAVGDLRIDIDQRRVWRAEVEAQLTPLEFDLLARLARRPRVVLARERLLEEVWDWADAAGTRAVDSHIKALRRKLGADLIRTVHGVGYALEAR; encoded by the coding sequence ATGGAGCAGAACGGACCGGGTGGGGGACAGGTGCTGCGGCGGATCCTGGTGGTCGATGACGAGGTCACCATCGCGGAGTCCGTGGCAGCCCGGTTGCGCGCCGAAGGATTCACCGTGGATCTGGCGCACGACGGCCCGGGTGCGGTCGCTGCGGCCGCGGCGCTGGCCCCCGACCTCGTCGTGCTGGACGTGATGCTGCCCGGATTCGACGGGCTCGAGGTGTGCCGCCGGATTCAGGCGGAGCGGCCGGTGCCGGTGCTGATGTTGACCGCGCGGACCGACGAGACCGACCAGCTGATCGGCCTCGGCGTCGGCGCCGACGACTATCTGACCAAACCGTTCTCGCTGCGGGTGCTCACCGCCCGGGTGCACGCGCTGCTGCGCCGGGTGGAACGGGCCGCCGATCGCGACGGCACGGTGATCGCCGTCGGTGACCTCCGTATCGATATCGACCAGCGCCGAGTCTGGCGGGCCGAAGTCGAAGCCCAGCTCACGCCACTCGAATTCGATCTGCTGGCCCGGCTGGCGCGCCGCCCGCGCGTGGTGCTGGCCCGCGAACGGCTGCTCGAGGAAGTGTGGGACTGGGCCGATGCCGCGGGAACTCGCGCGGTGGACAGTCACATCAAGGCGTTGCGGCGCAAGCTCGGCGCGGACCTCATCCGGACCGTGCACGGCGTCGGCTACGCCCTGGAGGCGCGATGA